From Desmodus rotundus isolate HL8 chromosome 12, HLdesRot8A.1, whole genome shotgun sequence, one genomic window encodes:
- the LOC112313911 gene encoding vomeronasal type-1 receptor 1, producing the protein MLSANLDMGIMFLTQTGIGLLGNISLLCLYIFTLLTGHNLRFIDLILVQLVSANCVALFSKGVPQTMAAFGWKYFLDDNGCKCIFYFHSVAIGVSFSTSCLYYGFQAIKLNPSIWRWMELKIRSLKFVAFCCSLCWILQLLINSFVPMLINGPLNGKNFSVENNYGYCSWHVNEGFVGSLTIVIYFCPHFISLGFMIWASSSLVLVLHRHKQRVQCICSSRGSPKPSHETRATRTILILMSTFVTVYSAYIILTIWMTLSTNRGQWTLNIPEFVVSSFPTFFPFVLIISDTRVSQLCFPCRARKCVS; encoded by the coding sequence ATGCTCTCTGCCAACTTGGACATGGGGATTATGTTCCTCACGCAGACAGGAATTGGCCTCCTCGGAAATATCTCCCTCCTTTGTCTATATATCTTCACTTTGCTCACTGGACATAATTTGAGATTCATAGACCTGATTCTCGTGCAACTGGTCTCAGCCAATTGTGTGGCTCTTTTCTCTAAAGGCGTCCCTCAGACAATGGCAGCTTTTGGATGGAAGTATTTCCTGGATGATAATGGATGTAAATGTATCTTCTATTTTCACAGCGTGGCCATAGGAGTTTCCTTCAGCACCAGCTGTCTCTACTATGGCTTCCAGGCCATTAAGCTGAACCCCAGTATTTGGAGGTGGATGGAGCTCAAGATTAGATCCCTAAAGTTCGTTGCcttctgctgttccctctgctggatTCTGCAACTCTTGATAAATTCATTTGTTCCCATGCTAATAAATGGTCCCTTGAACGGGAAGAACTTCAGTGTGGAAAATAATTATGGATACTGTTCTTGGCATGTAAATGAGGGATTTGTAGGCTCATTAACTATAGTGATTTATTTTTGCCCTCACTTTATCAGTTTGGGCTTCATGATCTGGGCCAGTAGCTCATTGGTTCTTGTCCTGCACAGACACAAGCAGCGAGTCCAATGCATTTGCAGCAGCAGAGGCTCCCCCAAACCTTCCCATGAGACCAGAGCCACACGCACCATCCTGATCCTGATGAGCACTTTTGTTACAGTTTATTCAGCCTATATAATTTTGACAATTTGGATGACTCTATCAACAAATCGAGGCCAGTGGACGCTGAACATCCCTGAGTTTGTGGTATCATCTTTTCCAACATTCTTCCCTTTTGTGCTCATCATAAGTGACACCCGGGTCTCTCAGCTGTGTTTTCCCTGCCGGGCTAGGAAATGCGTTTCTTAA
- the LOC112313772 gene encoding zinc finger protein 134 isoform X3, translating into MAHPCNICGPILQDVLCLDEHQETHHGLKPYTCEACRRQFSFGANFLQYQKQYNVERYLRRDKGKTSFVKNCRVCEEPHLSEKSFTCEEEQKNFQACLGSHQQKAARSKRKTSGNEGGEAFHIGQMPYSCSECGKAFSRKDTLVQHQRIHTGEKPYECSECGKAFSRKATLVQHQRIHTGERPYECSECGKSFSRKDNLTQHKRIHTGEMPYKCGECGKYFSHHSNLIVHQRVHNGARPYKCNDCGKVFRHKSTLVQHESIHTGENPYVCSDCGKSFGHKYTLIKHQRIHTETRPFECIECGKFFSRSSDFIAHQRVHTGERPFVCSKCGKDFIRTSHLVRHQKVHTGERPYECNECGKSYSLSSHLIRHQKVHTAGRL; encoded by the coding sequence ATGGCTCATCCTTGTAACATATGTGGCCCCATCTTGCAAGATGTTTTGTGCCTGGATGAACACCAGGAAACACATCATGGACTGAAACCTTACACATGTGAGGCATGCAGGAGACAATTCTCATTTGGTGCAAACTTCCTCCAATACCAGAAGCAGTACAATGTAGAGAGATACTTAAGGAGAGACAAAGGTAAGACGTCATTTGTGAAGAACTGCAGAGTTTGTGAAGAACCTCATCTGTCAGAGAAGTCATTTACATGTGAGGAGGAACAGAAAAACTTTCAGGCCTGTTTGGGCAGTCACCAGCAAAAGGCAGCCCGCAGCAAGAGGAAGACAAGCGGCAATGAGGGTGGGGAGGCCTTTCACATTGGACAGATGCCTTATAGCTGCAgcgaatgtgggaaagccttcagccgCAAAGACACGCTTGTTCAGcaccagagaattcacactggagaaaagccttatgagtgtagcgagtgtgggaaagccttcagccgTAAAGCCACACTTGTGCAGCACCAGAGAATCCATACTGGAGAGAGGCCTTATGAGTGTAGTGAGTGTGGGAAATCCTTTAGCCGCAAAGACAACCTTACACAGCACAaaagaattcacactggagaaatgCCTTATAAATGTGGtgaatgtggaaaatattttagcCATCACTCCAATCTGATTGTGCACCAGAGAGTTCACAATGGAGCAAGGCCTTATAAGTGCAATGATTGTGGGAAAGTCTTCAGACACAAATCTACACTTGTTCAGCATGAGAGCATCCATACTGGAGAAAATCCGTATGTTTGCAGTGATTGTGGAAAATCCTTTGGCCACAAGTACACCCTCATTAAAcaccagagaattcacactgAGACAAGGCCTTTTGAGTGCATTGAATGTGGGAAATTTTTTAGTCGAAGCTCTGACTTTATTGCacaccagagagttcacactggtgAAAGGCCTTTTGTGTGCAGCAAATGTGGGAAGGATTTCATAAGAACCTCCCACCTTGTTCGGCACCAAaaagttcacactggagaaaggccatACGAgtgcaatgaatgtgggaaatcctatAGCTTAAGCTCCCACCTCATTCGGCACCAGAAAGTTCATACTGCAGGAAGGCTTTAG
- the LOC112313772 gene encoding zinc finger protein 134 isoform X2 codes for MAAAAGDGPGLGCWLGVKDEEASSEQSKSVEVSHVLNTSKAGSSAQMAHPCNICGPILQDVLCLDEHQETHHGLKPYTCEACRRQFSFGANFLQYQKQYNVERYLRRDKGKTSFVKNCRVCEEPHLSEKSFTCEEEQKNFQACLGSHQQKAARSKRKTSGNEGGEAFHIGQMPYSCSECGKAFSRKDTLVQHQRIHTGEKPYECSECGKAFSRKATLVQHQRIHTGERPYECSECGKSFSRKDNLTQHKRIHTGEMPYKCGECGKYFSHHSNLIVHQRVHNGARPYKCNDCGKVFRHKSTLVQHESIHTGENPYVCSDCGKSFGHKYTLIKHQRIHTETRPFECIECGKFFSRSSDFIAHQRVHTGERPFVCSKCGKDFIRTSHLVRHQKVHTGERPYECNECGKSYSLSSHLIRHQKVHTAGRL; via the exons ATGGCGGCGGCTGCGGGGGATGGGCCCGGCTTAG GTTGTTGGCTTGGAGTGAAGGATGAAGAGGCATCTTCTGAGCAGAGCAAGTCTGTGGAAGTGTCACATGTTCTTAATACTTCCAAGGCAGGTTCATCAGCCCAGATGGCTCATCCTTGTAACATATGTGGCCCCATCTTGCAAGATGTTTTGTGCCTGGATGAACACCAGGAAACACATCATGGACTGAAACCTTACACATGTGAGGCATGCAGGAGACAATTCTCATTTGGTGCAAACTTCCTCCAATACCAGAAGCAGTACAATGTAGAGAGATACTTAAGGAGAGACAAAGGTAAGACGTCATTTGTGAAGAACTGCAGAGTTTGTGAAGAACCTCATCTGTCAGAGAAGTCATTTACATGTGAGGAGGAACAGAAAAACTTTCAGGCCTGTTTGGGCAGTCACCAGCAAAAGGCAGCCCGCAGCAAGAGGAAGACAAGCGGCAATGAGGGTGGGGAGGCCTTTCACATTGGACAGATGCCTTATAGCTGCAgcgaatgtgggaaagccttcagccgCAAAGACACGCTTGTTCAGcaccagagaattcacactggagaaaagccttatgagtgtagcgagtgtgggaaagccttcagccgTAAAGCCACACTTGTGCAGCACCAGAGAATCCATACTGGAGAGAGGCCTTATGAGTGTAGTGAGTGTGGGAAATCCTTTAGCCGCAAAGACAACCTTACACAGCACAaaagaattcacactggagaaatgCCTTATAAATGTGGtgaatgtggaaaatattttagcCATCACTCCAATCTGATTGTGCACCAGAGAGTTCACAATGGAGCAAGGCCTTATAAGTGCAATGATTGTGGGAAAGTCTTCAGACACAAATCTACACTTGTTCAGCATGAGAGCATCCATACTGGAGAAAATCCGTATGTTTGCAGTGATTGTGGAAAATCCTTTGGCCACAAGTACACCCTCATTAAAcaccagagaattcacactgAGACAAGGCCTTTTGAGTGCATTGAATGTGGGAAATTTTTTAGTCGAAGCTCTGACTTTATTGCacaccagagagttcacactggtgAAAGGCCTTTTGTGTGCAGCAAATGTGGGAAGGATTTCATAAGAACCTCCCACCTTGTTCGGCACCAAaaagttcacactggagaaaggccatACGAgtgcaatgaatgtgggaaatcctatAGCTTAAGCTCCCACCTCATTCGGCACCAGAAAGTTCATACTGCAGGAAGGCTTTAG
- the LOC112313772 gene encoding zinc finger protein 134 isoform X1, with amino-acid sequence MTLVTAEGAWMGPGCWLGVKDEEASSEQSKSVEVSHVLNTSKAGSSAQMAHPCNICGPILQDVLCLDEHQETHHGLKPYTCEACRRQFSFGANFLQYQKQYNVERYLRRDKGKTSFVKNCRVCEEPHLSEKSFTCEEEQKNFQACLGSHQQKAARSKRKTSGNEGGEAFHIGQMPYSCSECGKAFSRKDTLVQHQRIHTGEKPYECSECGKAFSRKATLVQHQRIHTGERPYECSECGKSFSRKDNLTQHKRIHTGEMPYKCGECGKYFSHHSNLIVHQRVHNGARPYKCNDCGKVFRHKSTLVQHESIHTGENPYVCSDCGKSFGHKYTLIKHQRIHTETRPFECIECGKFFSRSSDFIAHQRVHTGERPFVCSKCGKDFIRTSHLVRHQKVHTGERPYECNECGKSYSLSSHLIRHQKVHTAGRL; translated from the exons ATGACTCTAGTCACAGCAGAGGGGGCTTGGATGGGCCCTG GTTGTTGGCTTGGAGTGAAGGATGAAGAGGCATCTTCTGAGCAGAGCAAGTCTGTGGAAGTGTCACATGTTCTTAATACTTCCAAGGCAGGTTCATCAGCCCAGATGGCTCATCCTTGTAACATATGTGGCCCCATCTTGCAAGATGTTTTGTGCCTGGATGAACACCAGGAAACACATCATGGACTGAAACCTTACACATGTGAGGCATGCAGGAGACAATTCTCATTTGGTGCAAACTTCCTCCAATACCAGAAGCAGTACAATGTAGAGAGATACTTAAGGAGAGACAAAGGTAAGACGTCATTTGTGAAGAACTGCAGAGTTTGTGAAGAACCTCATCTGTCAGAGAAGTCATTTACATGTGAGGAGGAACAGAAAAACTTTCAGGCCTGTTTGGGCAGTCACCAGCAAAAGGCAGCCCGCAGCAAGAGGAAGACAAGCGGCAATGAGGGTGGGGAGGCCTTTCACATTGGACAGATGCCTTATAGCTGCAgcgaatgtgggaaagccttcagccgCAAAGACACGCTTGTTCAGcaccagagaattcacactggagaaaagccttatgagtgtagcgagtgtgggaaagccttcagccgTAAAGCCACACTTGTGCAGCACCAGAGAATCCATACTGGAGAGAGGCCTTATGAGTGTAGTGAGTGTGGGAAATCCTTTAGCCGCAAAGACAACCTTACACAGCACAaaagaattcacactggagaaatgCCTTATAAATGTGGtgaatgtggaaaatattttagcCATCACTCCAATCTGATTGTGCACCAGAGAGTTCACAATGGAGCAAGGCCTTATAAGTGCAATGATTGTGGGAAAGTCTTCAGACACAAATCTACACTTGTTCAGCATGAGAGCATCCATACTGGAGAAAATCCGTATGTTTGCAGTGATTGTGGAAAATCCTTTGGCCACAAGTACACCCTCATTAAAcaccagagaattcacactgAGACAAGGCCTTTTGAGTGCATTGAATGTGGGAAATTTTTTAGTCGAAGCTCTGACTTTATTGCacaccagagagttcacactggtgAAAGGCCTTTTGTGTGCAGCAAATGTGGGAAGGATTTCATAAGAACCTCCCACCTTGTTCGGCACCAAaaagttcacactggagaaaggccatACGAgtgcaatgaatgtgggaaatcctatAGCTTAAGCTCCCACCTCATTCGGCACCAGAAAGTTCATACTGCAGGAAGGCTTTAG